One window from the genome of Pyrobaculum ferrireducens encodes:
- a CDS encoding DJ-1/PfpI family protein, with translation MPKALIFVIDMAKREEYSVLKNFLTKAGYEVKSAVGSRDVNINYDVDFMTMSADDAAKIADEYDLLGLAGGYKIYYHVLGKKPPLKIWDLNIDLAKLNAVVDKFHREGKTVVAPLAVPGYLAQLGLLRGKEATVYPTTELIKILREGGAKFVNRQVVRSGGVVTVKDITTTSEKEFIEVFREAT, from the coding sequence ATGCCCAAGGCGTTGATATTTGTAATTGACATGGCAAAGAGAGAGGAGTACTCCGTTTTGAAGAACTTCTTGACAAAGGCAGGCTACGAGGTTAAATCCGCCGTCGGCTCCAGAGACGTAAACATCAACTACGACGTAGATTTCATGACCATGTCCGCCGACGACGCCGCCAAAATCGCCGACGAGTACGACCTACTGGGGCTGGCAGGAGGCTACAAGATCTACTACCACGTGCTGGGAAAAAAGCCCCCCTTGAAGATATGGGACCTAAACATAGACCTAGCAAAGCTAAACGCAGTCGTTGACAAATTCCACAGAGAAGGCAAGACAGTCGTGGCCCCGCTTGCCGTGCCGGGCTATCTAGCCCAGCTAGGCCTGTTAAGAGGCAAGGAAGCCACGGTATACCCCACCACCGAGCTCATTAAAATACTTAGAGAGGGGGGTGCTAAGTTTGTAAACCGCCAGGTAGTCAGGAGCGGGGGCGTGGTAACCGTGAAAGACATCACCACCACAAGCGAAAAAGAGTTTATAGAAGTTTTCCGTGAAGCAACTTGA
- a CDS encoding sn-glycerol-1-phosphate dehydrogenase, with translation MKQLESFEIPRTVIFGPGAITKTPLVVAGLRAGKILIVTGRSTTLHYASQVAQLLSGYTVDVVKYDEVDLEKTGYDLVLGVGGGRPLDMAKVYAYIHKKPLVVIPTSASHDGIASPYVSYVLSRRMYSRGKIVAPPTAIIADTSVILSAPSRLLRAGIGDLLGKIVAVRDWQLAHRLKGEEYSEYAAHLSLTSYRIVASNAARIRNFAREEDVRVLVKALIGCGVAMGIAGSSRPCSGSEHLFAHAIEMRLQEKNDEAIHGELVAIGSIVMAYLHGIKWQRIKKIAETVGLPTTLKQAGVDIDLAVEALTTAHSLRPDRYTILGDGIDREAARRALENTGLL, from the coding sequence GTGAAGCAACTTGAAAGTTTTGAAATCCCACGTACAGTAATATTTGGACCTGGTGCCATAACAAAGACCCCGCTCGTCGTCGCCGGGTTAAGAGCTGGAAAAATACTCATCGTAACGGGGAGATCTACGACGTTGCACTACGCCAGCCAGGTAGCTCAGCTACTCAGCGGGTACACCGTCGACGTAGTTAAATACGACGAGGTTGACCTAGAAAAGACGGGGTACGACCTAGTGCTGGGCGTGGGCGGCGGCAGACCTCTCGACATGGCTAAGGTATATGCATACATACATAAGAAGCCGCTGGTGGTAATCCCCACCTCGGCAAGCCACGACGGCATCGCGTCTCCATACGTCTCCTACGTGCTGTCGAGGAGAATGTATTCTCGCGGCAAGATAGTGGCGCCCCCCACCGCGATCATAGCAGACACCTCGGTAATACTAAGCGCCCCGTCCCGTCTGTTGAGAGCCGGCATAGGCGACCTGCTGGGGAAAATAGTGGCTGTGAGAGACTGGCAACTGGCGCATAGACTCAAGGGAGAGGAGTACAGCGAATACGCGGCACACCTCTCCCTCACCAGCTACAGAATCGTGGCCTCCAACGCCGCGAGGATACGGAACTTCGCAAGGGAGGAGGACGTGAGGGTCTTAGTCAAGGCGTTGATAGGTTGCGGAGTGGCCATGGGCATAGCCGGCTCCTCGCGGCCGTGTAGCGGCTCGGAGCACCTATTTGCACACGCCATCGAGATGCGCCTACAAGAGAAGAACGACGAGGCTATCCACGGAGAGCTCGTAGCTATAGGCTCCATCGTCATGGCCTACCTCCACGGAATAAAATGGCAGAGAATAAAGAAGATAGCCGAGACTGTAGGCCTCCCCACCACGTTAAAACAAGCCGGCGTAGATATCGACCTCGCCGTAGAGGCGCTCACCACGGCCCACAGCCTACGCCCAGATAGATACACAATACTCGGAGATGGAATTGACCGCGAAGCCGCTAGACGCGCCCTGGAAAACACAGGCCTTCTCTAG
- a CDS encoding NAD(P)-dependent malic enzyme, with product MTEKWYQLSVEVHKKYGGKISIIPKVPISSMEEFAIYYTPGIAEVSRQIHKNPELAFELTSRWNIIGVITDGTRVLGLGNIGPEAAYPVMEGKALIFKYLGGVDAIPIPIRVKTPEEFISVAKALEPALGGVNLEDIESPKCFYLLDKLRKELQIPVWHDDQQGTATATLAGLINALKLVGKKISDVTIALVGAGASNIYTARILIKYGAKPGNLILVDSKGILHPERDDIDKMMIENPWKYKYAIETNAERRRGGIPEAMKGADVIIAASRPGPGVIKKEWVASMNKDAIVFALANPVPEIWPWEAKEAGAKIVATGRSDFPNQVNNSLIFPAVFRGALDVRATTITDEMLIAAAEEVAKFAEEKGIHEEYIIPKMTEWEVYVREAAAVAATASAQKVARIPRSYNEELEVARTVIGKSIKTLEILMREKIIE from the coding sequence GTGACAGAGAAGTGGTATCAGCTCTCCGTAGAGGTACATAAAAAATACGGCGGCAAAATATCGATCATTCCAAAAGTCCCCATTAGCTCAATGGAGGAATTTGCCATATACTACACCCCAGGAATCGCAGAAGTCTCTAGACAAATACACAAAAACCCAGAGCTAGCCTTTGAGCTAACCTCAAGGTGGAATATCATCGGAGTCATTACAGACGGCACGAGGGTGCTGGGCCTCGGAAATATTGGGCCAGAAGCCGCCTATCCGGTGATGGAGGGCAAAGCCCTGATTTTTAAATATCTCGGCGGCGTCGACGCCATACCCATCCCCATAAGAGTGAAGACGCCGGAGGAGTTCATCTCAGTCGCAAAGGCCCTCGAGCCAGCGCTGGGCGGGGTCAACCTCGAAGATATCGAGTCGCCGAAATGTTTCTACCTTCTTGACAAGTTGAGAAAGGAACTGCAGATACCCGTGTGGCACGACGACCAGCAAGGCACGGCCACGGCCACCCTTGCCGGTTTAATAAACGCCCTGAAGCTCGTGGGGAAGAAGATCAGCGACGTCACCATAGCGCTTGTGGGAGCCGGGGCCTCTAATATCTACACAGCCCGCATATTAATCAAATACGGGGCAAAGCCGGGCAACCTCATACTAGTAGATAGCAAAGGCATTCTACACCCAGAACGCGACGACATCGACAAGATGATGATTGAAAACCCGTGGAAGTACAAATACGCCATTGAGACAAACGCAGAGAGGCGCCGCGGCGGCATACCCGAGGCCATGAAAGGCGCAGACGTCATAATCGCGGCGTCGAGACCAGGCCCCGGCGTGATAAAGAAGGAGTGGGTAGCCTCAATGAACAAAGACGCCATCGTATTCGCCCTGGCCAACCCCGTCCCCGAGATATGGCCGTGGGAGGCAAAAGAAGCCGGCGCTAAAATCGTGGCGACAGGCCGCAGCGATTTCCCCAACCAAGTTAACAACTCACTAATATTCCCAGCGGTGTTCAGAGGCGCACTCGACGTGAGAGCCACTACTATAACCGACGAGATGCTCATTGCGGCCGCGGAGGAGGTGGCCAAATTCGCAGAGGAAAAAGGCATACACGAGGAGTACATAATACCCAAAATGACTGAGTGGGAGGTCTATGTCAGAGAAGCCGCCGCAGTCGCCGCAACCGCCTCGGCGCAGAAGGTAGCCAGGATACCACGGTCCTACAACGAGGAGCTAGAAGTAGCGAGGACAGTCATCGGGAAGAGCATAAAGACCCTCGAAATTTTAATGAGGGAAAAAATTATCGAGTAG